The Kosmotoga olearia TBF 19.5.1 sequence GTTGATTCGGGGATAATTTTAGATGAAAAAGATCCAGACGTTGTTGTTTTAACCTACGATAAAACCCTGACCTTTAAGAAGATTTCAAAATTTTGTGGTTTTGTAAGAGATGGCATTTCATATATAGCATCACATCCGGATATAAATTGTCCAACGGAAAGAGGATTTATCCCGGATGTGGGAAGTTTTATGGCTTTGATCAAAACATCTACCGGTAGAGAACCAGACCATATTGTAGGAAAGCCAAATCCAACTATTCTCGAAATGCTTATAGAGGAATTTGATGTGAATAGAGCCGACGTCATAATGGTTGGTGACAGACTCATGACCGACATTGAGTGTGGTTTGAGAGCCGAAGTTACAACAGCGTTGGTACTTACAGGGGAAACAACCAGAGAGATGGTACCAGACAATCCCCCTTTCATTGTAGCGGATAACCTGCTTGATCTTCTTAAAAAGTTAGGATATTGAGATAAATAACGCGGTTTTTAACACAACGACTGTTCTTAAATAAAATCTTGAAACAGTTCGATTTTTTAGCTCTTATATTGTAAAATAAAAGTATGAAAGTTATTTTTATCCTGTTAAAAGAGGTGGGATAGAAAATCATGAGCTAAGTTGTAAAATGAAAGAAATCCAATAAAGAAAACATATTGGTTAATTTAGAAGGGGGGATAAAAATGCGCAAGGTACTGATTCTTTTCTTTTTAGTGTTAATTTTCAGCCTGTCAGTTTTCGGTGTTTCGAAAGGTCCAAAGACAGTTGCTGAAATTACGGCAGAATTGATTGAAAAGGGTATTCTTGAAGGCGTATATACAAAAGAAGAAATCAAAATGGATGGAGCTGTGACGCGTTATGAACTTGCACTCAGCCTGTACAATGTCATTAATTATACAGACAACTCAATGGCACAACTTCATAAATATTTCAGTAAAATGGAGATTCTCTCTGGAAAAATCGATGAACTTTTCACTACTACAAATGTGCTTTCATTGAAAATCGAAGACAATAGGAGATTGATTACAAAATTACAGAATGACTTTTCCGAAAGGTTTGATAATCTCGAAAATGATGTTTCTCTTTTGGAGGAAAAGGTTAAAAGCTACGAAGAAACAATAGCGAAACTGCAGAAACAGTTAGGATTTACCCTTGTTGGTCTTTTGGTAGTAGCTGTTGTAGCTATTTATGAACTGCTTCAACCATAATTGTTCCAGGATTATCGATCAACGGCGGGCTTAAAGGCCCGCTTTTTTATATTCTTCGATCAGGAAAGAAAGAATGCTTTCACGGTTCCTTACAGTAACTTCTATGGTTTCAAAACCACCCAGCGTGAGCAACTCTTTTATAAAAGGAAATTTTCCTTTTCTCAAAACGCAGAGGCAATTGTCTGAGTGTTCGAGCAAATTCTTAACAGCTCTTCTGAACTCTTCACAGCACTCTTCCAGGAAGCCTATTTCATCTATCACAAGTAGTTTTGAAGAAGTTTCAAGTTCCGGGATCTCTTTTGATGCTTTAAGAAACCCCTCCGGTATCGGTTGTATTTTCTTTTTTTCTCTTTTACCTATAAGATATTCAGGTCCTTGAATAAATCTAAGGTACAGTTCTTTTCTTCGTTTGTCAAAGCGCGTGAGAAAACCCGTGACACGGTATAGCTCTATAAGTTTTTCAACAATGTGGGATTTACCCGTACCCCTTTCGCCGGTAAGGAAATATTTTGGCATCTAAATCCACCTTTTCAAACCTTTGATTCCTTTTTATTGCTCCATAAAATTATTTGCTCTATGAATACTCCCATAAGGATTACAAAAATGATTGTTAAAGAAAGTCTCATTGCCATAAATTTTGGTCCAAGGAACTGAAGTTCTACCAGCTCCTGAGGAATCTTGATGCATGCCCATGCTGAAAGAAAGATAATAATGTTGGAAATACGCGCGCCTTTTTTAAGCAAAGCAGAAGCCATAGGAAAAGCCACATAAAGAGGGCCCGTAGGCAATGCACCCATAAATATAGAAATGAAAATACCTTTTATCCCGGAACTTTTCCCTAAATATTTCACAACCATTTCTTTTGGGACAAACACTGCAAAAAGTCCCATCAATACCATTACCGCAGGGAGTATCAGAATCATTTCAATGAGGAAATTCCATGAGGTTGTGATCACCGCTTCGCGCTTATCAGGAAAAATTGATAGCAAAATTATCGCGGTTACCAAAGTAATTCCTAAAAAGATCAAATCTCGCATAATTTCTTTTTTTTGCTTTTCCTTTAGAGACTCTTTCATAGTATCACTCCCATAATAAGCGCAATAATAATTGCTATGATGAAGCTTATCCCGTTTCTGAGTAAAGCCATTTTCTTTCCTAGTTCTTTTATTTCTACCGGTAGGGTAACTACTCCAATCATAGTTAATGTGGTAATAAAAACTGCAACTGCTGTAACTGAAGCTCCACTTTCAAGAAGCGACGCTCCTAAGGGAAATGAAATTAAAGAAGGGATATGTAAGATCGCTCCCAATGATGCAATAACGAGTATTCCAAAAAAACCTGCCTGTTCACCAACAATCCTGGAGATTTGGCTTTGTGGCACAAAACCTAAAAGCAAACCTATAAAGACAATGATAATAAGCATAGTTGGAAGAATACGAAAGAATGACTTCAGTGATATCATTAATGATTTTTTTGCTTTTTCCCTATCTTTGATTAAAGCAAAAATCAAGCAGCTGAGAGCAAAGATGTTTATAAGTATAGTAGTCATAATATATCCCCTTTCATCTTTTTTCATCTTTGACGTTCGCATATATGTGCCTATACTATAACAGCAATATTTCTTTTGTCAAGATTTTTTCGATTCTATTTTTTCCAAGTTTTTGTGTGTACAAGATGAAAGGGGATTTTGAAAGAGTTTAAAACAACTATCAGGATTGCTCGACATATTTCATGAATATCTTTTCGAAATTTACCGTGTCCTGTTCGATAGATTTTATTTCAGTGCCCATGGTTTTCAAAGCGTCCATGAGATCGAAAAGTTTTTGCGGATTTTCCAGGTCGATCTTGAATTCAAAAAGCCCATCTTCCTTTTTTATATCTACCGCTCCGAATTCTTTGAGATGGGGCTCGAGCTCTTTTCCTTTGTTAGAAACTTTCAGCACATATCTTCGAGCTCTGAACATATCCATGAGTTTCTCCTTTTCTTCACAGACAACGATTTTTCCTTTACTCATGATAGCTACTCTGTCAGCAATTGCCTCAACAAGGTTCATGTCGTGAGTCGATAGAAGGATTGTCTTTCCTTCCTTTTCCGTAATGTTTCTTAAAATGCTCCTCAATTCAATAGAAGAAGCAACATCGAGGCCGAGAGTTGGTTCATCGAGAAGCAGGATATCAGCTCCTGTGGCGAGACACACAGCCACAGCTGATTTTTGCTGCATTCCTCTGGAAAGTTGCTGTACAAGGTCGTTGGCTTTTTCCTCAAGATTAAATTTTTTGAGGATTTTCAGTGCTTCCTCCCTTGTGAGTTTCTTTCCACGTATCCCGGAGAAGTAGATCATGTTCTCTACCGGTGTCATTCTCCAGTAAAGATTTCTGTTTCCTTCCAGAACGGCGCTGATATGTTTTAATGCTTCTCTACGTCTTTTTAAGAGATTTTTCCCCATTATCTCTATTGAACCTGAATCGGGAAGCAGTAATCCGCAAATACTCTTTATCGTTGTTGTTTTTCCGGCACCGTTCGGCCCAAGAAGCGCAAAAATCTCACCCTGTTTAATTTCGAAAGATACTTCGTCAACAGCTACGAACTTTTCCCTGGTTTTCCTTCTCTTATATGTTTTCACAAGATTCTTTACTTTAAGAACTTTTTTATCTGTCATATTATCACCCCGTCAATACTGGCTGAGCGCGCCTGTTCTCATTGCTTTTTTCTCAAAAAGCCTGAAGATAAAGATTCCAAGAGAAAGATACAGGAGAGAAACCAGCCAGAGATACAAATGTTCTATAAACGGAAATTCCATGATACCTATTTTGTTTATAGTCATCTGTCGCATCAGATACGATACTTGAGACATCGGTATAAATTTCATGATCGGAGTTTTCGGATCGATCATCGTGAAAGCAAGCGAGCCAAAAGTCACGATTTGAACGAATGATGAGACCCTCTTGAAAATCAGGGCAATACCCCCGATGATCATACCTATTCCCGTGGCGCACATAACCCCAACAATAAGAAGATAGATAAGCGTCAAAAAATCGAAATTCAAAGTCCTGCCGGTGGTGAAAGCGGCGAAATACATCAGGACAACTACCATAGAAACGTTGAGAACAAAATTACCAATGATCCTGGAAAACAGCTGAAATTCAAAGGGTATGGGCGACATAAAAACCTGTTCCAGAGTCCCCCTTTGAGCCTCTTCAATTATTCCCCAGCTGACACCCTGAAAAGAAAAAACAAACATGAGCCACATGAAATAACCCACAATAACTCCATCGAGAGTTTTTCCAAACCCGGGAGTTCCCCCACCGATGGTCTTAACCCCAAAGAATATAAGATAAAAGAAAACCAGAATCGTGAGTATCCCGGAGATGGAATCGAAGTAGTAACGCTTGAATTCTATCAAGTTTTTCCAAAAATTCGCCCAGAAAGCTCTAAACATTTCAACCAACTCCTTAGTTTATCCGAATTACTGATTGAATAATATCATATTTGATTAAAATTTTTCAAGCACCTTATGCTTCCGACTTTATTTTTTTAATTTCAATAAGTATTATTTGATTTTGAACTTAAAAAAGAATCATAAATAAAGAAGAGAGGAAGAAATCCTCTCTTCTGTTTTTTAAATTTCTAAGTTATCATCTCGAGAATCCTAATAGCTGTAATGATCTACCTCTATCCCTTCACTATCATACAACTTTGCTTCATCGTAGTAACTTGCTGAAAAGAGAAGCTGATTTTCCGAAATATTCAACAGGCTTTCTTGGATGAACACTTTCCGGTGTATCGACTCCTATCAAGCGAATTGTTTCGATTTCTGAATCTAAAATCACCTTGATCGTATCTCCATCTATATTGGATACACCTCTGCAGAAGCATATTCGGTTGGTTGTAACTACTTTAGCCATTCTTCCGCATAGATGAATTGGATAGAGCCGGTACTAAGAATGATGGGCGTCATAGTGAAAGCAATATTGATGAGAAGCAAATACATTACTAATAGCCATTTGGTTCTCATGAAATCCCCCCTTTTTGAAGATATATTCGAACCAATTTTTATCGGAAGAGAAAAAAGGAAACTGTGTAAAGCTAAAATGGCCAACAAAAGCTTTGGAAAGACTTATAAGCGAACAAAAAACACAGGGGACACAAAGTCCCCTGTTTATGTTTAAGCTTGGAGGCGACGGAGGGATTTGAACCCTCGAATAGAGATTTTGCAGACCTCCGCCTTAGACCCCTTGGCTACGTCGCCCAACCGTCTTGTATTTTAACATGTTATCCAGATCTATTCAACTACAAAGTGAAGCTATCGTACTGACGCTGGGAATGGCTAACGCTGTTGAAGTGCTGGACAACGTCCTGGAGGGTCACGACGTTGACGCTTGCAAGGCTGTCAGCTGGTGGAGCGACGCTCGAAGACTGAGGCTTGCAGACGCTGATGAAACCCGTTGTCGGTTGTGCGTGAAAATCTGGAGAAAACGCGGACTGTATCATCTTCTCGCAAAACGGTCATTCTGGAGGTGTTTAATCCAGAATATTAATCCGCCACTGTCATTCTGGAAATCTTCTATCCAGAATCTGGGCTTTTTTGATGATTAGATCCTGAATCAAGTTCAGGATGACAATCTTTATTTTCTTATTTTCAAGGCGCGTTTACTGGTTTTCGTTTTTTGGGTTCTATTCCGCCGAAGGCGCATGTCAACTGCACAGCAGTTCGTAACAACCACGAAGTGGTTCGAAACAACTCCGCAGGAGTTCGCCCCACCGGCGTAGCCAGTCGCACCGAATCTCACTATTCTCCAATCTCCAACATCCGATCTCGCTTTTTAATGTACTCAGCCGCAATTCCGTTGCGCAGCGGCCGTCCCGGATCTCGGGTCTCGAATCTCGTGTATTATGAAACCAGTTGACAGAGTTACAAGCATGATGTAAAATCATTAGCGTCGGGGACGTGGTGAAGATGGTTATCATGCCGGTCTGTCACACCGGTGGCCGCGAGTTCGAGTCTCGTCGTCCCCGCCAGGGAAAGAAGGGATATCTGATGATATCCCTTCTTTTTTTACACTCACCTGAGGCGTTAGGAGGGGGTTTTTTTATTTTCTTGATTTCTAAGGATATTTTGCGTTGTAAAAGCATTATTTGATGTTGCTTTTGGAATGATGGCAATTTGATTGTCAGAAAATTTGTTATAGACTAAAAATACTGTATAAGGGAAATTCTTTTTTTGAATAAGAAATAATCTTGAATGACCCGATAAGTGGGAAAGTGAAAAACCTTTCCCTGCCAGATTTAGGAGCCGACTCCCATCGGCTCCCTTTTTTCTTTTAGATGAGCTATAATTTGTTCAAATGACGAAAGAGTGGTGTTTATATGAGAGCCGGTGATATAGCCGAAAGCACTGTAATGGAATTATTCAAAGTTAATGATTATGATTGTCCTGTATGCAGAGCTGTTAATGACGCTTCGATAGCATGGCTTGCCAGTGTCCTTGCAGATCTTCTCCATAATTTCGAATCCCGGGAAAAACTCCTTCATGGTGGACTGTGCCAGACGCATAGAGGCAAAATAGTGTCTCTTGCCAGATCGACGTCAGATATTGGAGGACTGCCGGTGGCAATGCTTCTGGAAGAAATGCTGGAACGCCAGCTCAAAGCTCTGGAAAATTCAGGGAAAAGAAGGTTTTTCAGAAAAAACAACAAAACCCATTCTAAAACATGTTACCTGTGTTCCTTTGAGAAGGAAACGGAGATGAGATATATCATAGCATTGCAAAGTGCATTTAGAAAAGCCGAATTCAGAAGAGCCTATGAAGAAACCTCAAGGATAATTTGTATTGATCATAGCGTGATGATTCTGGGAAGACTTACCGCAACCGAATGGTTTAAGGAAATTCAAAAAAAGAAGTATAGATTCATGTTAACTCAACTGGGGCATTATATTTCAAAACACGATTATCGAAATAAAGAACCTTTTGGTGAAGAAGCCCTTTTCTGGAAGATTGCTACTAAACTTACCGGGGAAATAGAAACAAAAGGTTAGCCAAAAAAACCGGTAGCAACGATGGCTACCGGTTTTTTTCTAATTTTATTGCTTTATTACTTGCCCTGAAGGATCAGTTCAAGATCTTGTTCGACAGTTGATATCGGTTTTATATCAAAATTCTCCACAAGAACTTTAAGAACATTCGGCGAAAGGAATGCGGGCAAAACCGGTCCGAGCCTTATGCCTTTGACACCGAGGTAAAGTAACGCGAGAAGAACAGCAACGGCTTTTTGTTCATACCACGCGATATCATAAGAGATCGGTAGGTCGTTAATATCATCAAGGCCGAAAGCTTCCTTCAATCGAAGCGCTGTAACAACTAGTGAGTAAGAATCATTACACTGCCCCGCATCTATTACTCTTGGGATACCATCGATATCACCGAGATCAAGCATGTTGTATCGGTATTTTGCACACCCGGCTGTCAATATGACGGTTTCTTTGGGTAATCTCTTAGCCATTTCTGTGTAGTATTCACGCTCTTTCGCTCTTCCATCACATCCGGCCATAACGACGAAGCGTTTAATCTTTCCAGCTTTCACTGCTTCTATTATCTTGTCTGCTACTTGAGCTGTTTGTTCATGAGCGAAACCGATCACTATTTTCTTTCCGGGTTTTTCTTCCAATCCACCCAGTTCAAGGGCTTTTTCGATAACAGGGGTGAAATCTTTTTGACCTCCATCTGTTCGATTGGGTATATGCTTCACTCCAGGCCAACCAACAAGACCCGTTGTGAATATCCTATCTTTATAGCTCTCGAGAGGTTTCTGGATACAGTTCGTTGTCATAACAATTGCACCGTTAAATTGAGCAAACTCTTTTTGCTGGTTGTACCAGGAAGTTCCGTAGTTTCCAACAAGATGCTTGTATTTCTTGAGCTCTGGATAGGCATGAGCGGGAAGCATTTCTCCATGAGTATAGACATTTATTCCTTTGCCTTCCGTTTGCTTCAGGATTTCTTCGAGGTCGAGAAGGTCGTGTCCGCTCACCAGTATCGCGGGTCCGGGGAGCGTACCGGTATAAACTTCAGTAATTTCTGGATTTCCGTAACGGGATGTGTTCGCTTCATCCAGAAGCTGCATGGCTTTAACAGCAAATTCTCCAGCTTTCATTACAAGAGCAACATAATCATTTACCGTCAATGAGTCGTCCAGGGTCGCAGCGAGACCTTCCTGTAAGAAGTGGAGAATCTCATCATTGAACTTTTGCAGAATGTAAGCATGGTCTGTATAAGCGGCGATTCCTTTCAATCCATAGGTAAGCAGTTCCCTCAGGGATCTTATGTCTTCATCTTTTGTGGAAAGAGCGCCTACTTCTGCACCTTTAAGTTCCCAGACACTTAAATCTCCGGGAACATACCATGTTGCAGCTTCAGGAACTTCTTTAGAGAATTCTTTTCCGTACTGTTCTTTGTAAGCCTCTTTTGTGGCCTTCATGATTCTTTCCCTTAATGCAAAAGCCTTTTCGATTTTCTTACCGATGCTTTCGGGATCGAAATTCACGTTGGTTATAGTTGTAAAAAGTCCTTCTGCCACAAATAGGTTCACTTCTGGATCATCTACACCGAGTTTCCTCGCTTCGGTAGCCCAGAAGGAAATTCCCTTTAGAACCCATACAAGAAGATCGAGCAGGTTAGATGTTTCCG is a genomic window containing:
- a CDS encoding permease; translated protein: MKESLKEKQKKEIMRDLIFLGITLVTAIILLSIFPDKREAVITTSWNFLIEMILILPAVMVLMGLFAVFVPKEMVVKYLGKSSGIKGIFISIFMGALPTGPLYVAFPMASALLKKGARISNIIIFLSAWACIKIPQELVELQFLGPKFMAMRLSLTIIFVILMGVFIEQIILWSNKKESKV
- a CDS encoding nucleoside-triphosphatase, giving the protein MPKYFLTGERGTGKSHIVEKLIELYRVTGFLTRFDKRRKELYLRFIQGPEYLIGKREKKKIQPIPEGFLKASKEIPELETSSKLLVIDEIGFLEECCEEFRRAVKNLLEHSDNCLCVLRKGKFPFIKELLTLGGFETIEVTVRNRESILSFLIEEYKKAGL
- the hcp gene encoding hydroxylamine reductase codes for the protein MSMFCYQCSETLNGKACTVAGVCGKDPETSNLLDLLVWVLKGISFWATEARKLGVDDPEVNLFVAEGLFTTITNVNFDPESIGKKIEKAFALRERIMKATKEAYKEQYGKEFSKEVPEAATWYVPGDLSVWELKGAEVGALSTKDEDIRSLRELLTYGLKGIAAYTDHAYILQKFNDEILHFLQEGLAATLDDSLTVNDYVALVMKAGEFAVKAMQLLDEANTSRYGNPEITEVYTGTLPGPAILVSGHDLLDLEEILKQTEGKGINVYTHGEMLPAHAYPELKKYKHLVGNYGTSWYNQQKEFAQFNGAIVMTTNCIQKPLESYKDRIFTTGLVGWPGVKHIPNRTDGGQKDFTPVIEKALELGGLEEKPGKKIVIGFAHEQTAQVADKIIEAVKAGKIKRFVVMAGCDGRAKEREYYTEMAKRLPKETVILTAGCAKYRYNMLDLGDIDGIPRVIDAGQCNDSYSLVVTALRLKEAFGLDDINDLPISYDIAWYEQKAVAVLLALLYLGVKGIRLGPVLPAFLSPNVLKVLVENFDIKPISTVEQDLELILQGK
- a CDS encoding thermonuclease family protein, whose product is MAKVVTTNRICFCRGVSNIDGDTIKVILDSEIETIRLIGVDTPESVHPRKPVEYFGKSASLFSKLLR
- a CDS encoding ABC transporter permease — its product is MFRAFWANFWKNLIEFKRYYFDSISGILTILVFFYLIFFGVKTIGGGTPGFGKTLDGVIVGYFMWLMFVFSFQGVSWGIIEEAQRGTLEQVFMSPIPFEFQLFSRIIGNFVLNVSMVVVLMYFAAFTTGRTLNFDFLTLIYLLIVGVMCATGIGMIIGGIALIFKRVSSFVQIVTFGSLAFTMIDPKTPIMKFIPMSQVSYLMRQMTINKIGIMEFPFIEHLYLWLVSLLYLSLGIFIFRLFEKKAMRTGALSQY
- a CDS encoding permease, coding for MTTILINIFALSCLIFALIKDREKAKKSLMISLKSFFRILPTMLIIIVFIGLLLGFVPQSQISRIVGEQAGFFGILVIASLGAILHIPSLISFPLGASLLESGASVTAVAVFITTLTMIGVVTLPVEIKELGKKMALLRNGISFIIAIIIALIMGVIL
- a CDS encoding DUF6062 family protein; its protein translation is MRAGDIAESTVMELFKVNDYDCPVCRAVNDASIAWLASVLADLLHNFESREKLLHGGLCQTHRGKIVSLARSTSDIGGLPVAMLLEEMLERQLKALENSGKRRFFRKNNKTHSKTCYLCSFEKETEMRYIIALQSAFRKAEFRRAYEETSRIICIDHSVMILGRLTATEWFKEIQKKKYRFMLTQLGHYISKHDYRNKEPFGEEALFWKIATKLTGEIETKG
- a CDS encoding HAD-IIA family hydrolase, with protein sequence MKKLFVLDMDGTFYLGNTLFPESLEFVERITSTGAKLVFLTNNSSATPEEYHDKLVRLGVPEGSFSVYTSGEATMRFLKDNYPGSSVYLLATPSVEKMFVDSGIILDEKDPDVVVLTYDKTLTFKKISKFCGFVRDGISYIASHPDINCPTERGFIPDVGSFMALIKTSTGREPDHIVGKPNPTILEMLIEEFDVNRADVIMVGDRLMTDIECGLRAEVTTALVLTGETTREMVPDNPPFIVADNLLDLLKKLGY
- a CDS encoding ABC transporter ATP-binding protein — its product is MTDKKVLKVKNLVKTYKRRKTREKFVAVDEVSFEIKQGEIFALLGPNGAGKTTTIKSICGLLLPDSGSIEIMGKNLLKRRREALKHISAVLEGNRNLYWRMTPVENMIYFSGIRGKKLTREEALKILKKFNLEEKANDLVQQLSRGMQQKSAVAVCLATGADILLLDEPTLGLDVASSIELRSILRNITEKEGKTILLSTHDMNLVEAIADRVAIMSKGKIVVCEEKEKLMDMFRARRYVLKVSNKGKELEPHLKEFGAVDIKKEDGLFEFKIDLENPQKLFDLMDALKTMGTEIKSIEQDTVNFEKIFMKYVEQS